A genomic region of Pyrus communis chromosome 14, drPyrComm1.1, whole genome shotgun sequence contains the following coding sequences:
- the LOC137714348 gene encoding uncharacterized protein — translation MTHANLINNYFNPNSVYTEDDFKRRFRIRRHVFERLLHDVQQVNPYFQQKLDRAGHPGFSPHQKVIVALRMMAYGFPTDSMDETYGMSESTCLDIFAEFCNTVV, via the coding sequence ATGACGCATGCCAATCTAATAAACAACTATTTCAACCCTAACTCGGTGTACACAGAAGATGATTTCAAACGTCGCTTCCGGATAAGGCGTCATGTATTTGAGCGTTTACTTCATGATGTTCAACaggtcaatccatactttcaaCAGAAGCTGGACAGAGCGGGTCACCCTGGTTTTTCACCTCATCAGAAAGTTATTGTTGCACTACGAATGATGGCCTATGGATTCCCAACTGATTCGATGGATGAAACCTatggtatgtctgagtctacatgcctcGATATTTTTGCTGAATTCTGTAACACAGTTGTTTAG